One Eubacteriales bacterium mix99 genomic window carries:
- the secE gene encoding preprotein translocase subunit SecE — translation MGKKKEARKEKDVKKKQVAKKGSMWLRIRKYFRGVASELKKVSWPTRKELINSTAVVLVFIVVFAAAVGLIDLGLGSLLKLIT, via the coding sequence ATGGGGAAAAAGAAAGAAGCCAGGAAAGAGAAGGACGTTAAAAAAAAGCAGGTTGCAAAAAAGGGAAGCATGTGGCTCCGCATCCGGAAATATTTCAGGGGAGTTGCTTCTGAACTGAAGAAGGTCAGCTGGCCGACCCGAAAGGAGCTGATCAATTCCACAGCAGTTGTTTTGGTTTTCATTGTAGTTTTTGCCGCTGCTGTAGGTCTGATTGATTTAGGCCTGGGGTCACTTCTTAAACTGATTACTTAA
- the rplA gene encoding 50S ribosomal protein L1, which produces MKHGKKYQESMKLVDRSRLYDPEEALELVQQTSRANFDETVEISIKLGVDPKHADQQVRGAVVLPHGTGKVVKVLVFAKGEKAREAEEAGADFVGAEDMTAKIQNENWFGFDVCVATPDMMSKVGRLGRILGPKGLMPNPKSGTVTTDVAKAIHDIKAGKVEYRLDKAAIIHVPIGKKSFGTQKLSENLQTLMDAIIKAKPAASKGTYLRSAVLSSTMGPGIRLNAAKF; this is translated from the coding sequence ATGAAACATGGTAAGAAATATCAGGAAAGCATGAAACTTGTGGATCGTTCCCGTTTATACGATCCGGAAGAAGCTTTGGAGTTGGTACAGCAGACTTCCAGAGCAAATTTTGATGAGACAGTTGAGATTTCCATCAAGTTGGGAGTGGATCCCAAGCATGCGGATCAGCAGGTCCGCGGCGCGGTTGTATTGCCTCATGGCACCGGAAAAGTGGTTAAGGTTCTGGTTTTTGCCAAAGGGGAAAAGGCCAGGGAAGCTGAGGAAGCCGGCGCTGATTTTGTAGGCGCTGAGGATATGACCGCAAAGATTCAGAATGAAAACTGGTTTGGATTTGACGTATGCGTGGCTACACCGGATATGATGAGCAAGGTGGGACGTCTCGGACGTATATTGGGGCCCAAGGGCCTGATGCCGAATCCCAAATCCGGTACCGTAACCACAGATGTTGCCAAGGCCATTCACGATATCAAAGCTGGTAAGGTCGAGTATCGTCTGGACAAGGCAGCAATCATTCATGTACCCATTGGAAAGAAATCCTTTGGCACACAGAAGCTTTCTGAAAATCTGCAGACTCTCATGGATGCCATCATCAAGGCAAAGCCGGCGGCTTCCAAGGGAACTTATCTGCGCAGTGCAGTCCTTTCCAGCACTATGGGTCCCGGGATCCGGCTGAATGCTGCAAAGTTTTGA
- the rplJ gene encoding 50S ribosomal protein L10, translated as MPAREEKAKTIEEIKENLSGSSSAVLIDYKGLTVEEVTELRKEFRENGVHYKVYKNTLMQIAARQLHMEDLIPYLKGQTAIAFGTEDPVAPAKILSKNMEKLNKMEFKVGLVDGKVISVDEIKTLAELPSREELLARMLRSMNAPVSGLVTVLSGTIRSLVYALNAVKEKKEA; from the coding sequence ATGCCTGCCAGAGAGGAAAAGGCGAAAACCATAGAGGAAATAAAGGAAAATCTTTCAGGATCCAGCAGTGCAGTGCTGATAGATTATAAAGGACTGACCGTTGAAGAAGTGACCGAGCTCCGAAAAGAATTCCGTGAGAACGGAGTGCACTATAAGGTTTACAAGAATACTCTGATGCAAATTGCGGCCAGACAGCTGCATATGGAGGACCTGATCCCGTATCTGAAAGGACAGACGGCAATTGCCTTTGGAACGGAGGATCCGGTGGCTCCTGCCAAGATTTTGTCCAAAAATATGGAAAAGCTAAACAAGATGGAATTCAAGGTCGGCCTGGTGGATGGCAAGGTGATCAGCGTTGATGAGATCAAAACATTGGCAGAGTTGCCGTCCAGAGAAGAATTGCTTGCCAGAATGCTGCGCAGCATGAATGCTCCGGTCAGCGGTCTGGTTACCGTATTGAGCGGTACGATTCGTTCCCTGGTCTATGCATTGAACGCAGTGAAGGAAAAGAAAGAAGCATAA
- a CDS encoding ribonuclease III domain-containing protein: MDRSRVRRMHPLVLAYIGDTVYDLFVRTHLILTNDIPVHQLHVRSISFVNAGSQSETLHDIEERLTEEERYIVRRGRNAKPGSVPKNADVAEYHWATGFESLLGYLYLSGQEERLCEVLGFAMDARQGGNRPRKD, from the coding sequence ATGGACCGGTCCCGGGTGCGCAGGATGCATCCGCTGGTACTGGCTTATATCGGGGATACGGTATACGATTTGTTTGTAAGAACCCATTTGATCCTTACCAATGACATCCCGGTTCACCAGCTGCATGTCAGGTCGATTTCCTTTGTCAATGCCGGTTCCCAGTCGGAGACCCTGCATGATATTGAGGAACGGCTGACGGAGGAAGAGCGATACATTGTCCGAAGGGGAAGAAACGCAAAACCCGGTTCTGTTCCGAAAAATGCAGATGTGGCGGAATATCATTGGGCCACCGGCTTTGAATCGCTTTTGGGCTATTTGTATCTGAGCGGACAGGAAGAACGCCTGTGCGAGGTTCTTGGTTTTGCAATGGATGCCAGACAAGGGGGAAACCGCCCCCGAAAGGATTGA
- the rlmB gene encoding 23S rRNA (guanosine(2251)-2'-O)-methyltransferase RlmB, with translation MDPVHDDCDEGYIEGKRPVLEALKSGRTVEKLLIARGSREGSVREIYSRAREAKIVIQEVDRKRLDEISESGAHQGVLAFVTPYQYVEVEDILSRAEEKGEAPFLIVLDEIMDPHNLGAILRTAECCGAHGVILPKRRSVGMTPVAMKASAGAAEYLSVAKVPNLVHTLEDLKQRGIWIAGAATEGVEYTAQDLAGPIALVIGSEGKGIGRLIREKCDFLVRIPLRGRIESLNASVAAGVLMYEVVRQRG, from the coding sequence ATGGATCCGGTCCATGATGATTGCGATGAAGGTTATATCGAAGGAAAACGTCCGGTGCTGGAAGCTTTGAAATCCGGACGGACAGTGGAAAAACTGTTGATTGCCCGCGGAAGCAGGGAAGGGTCCGTCCGGGAGATATACAGTCGCGCCAGGGAAGCCAAAATTGTGATTCAGGAAGTGGACCGGAAGCGCCTGGATGAGATTTCCGAATCCGGGGCGCACCAGGGAGTTCTGGCCTTTGTCACCCCCTATCAGTATGTGGAGGTGGAAGATATCCTTTCCAGGGCAGAGGAGAAAGGGGAAGCACCTTTCCTGATCGTTTTGGATGAGATCATGGATCCCCATAATCTTGGCGCGATTCTTCGGACAGCGGAATGCTGCGGTGCCCATGGGGTGATCCTTCCAAAACGGAGGTCGGTGGGCATGACTCCTGTTGCAATGAAGGCTTCTGCCGGTGCTGCGGAGTATTTGTCTGTTGCAAAGGTTCCCAATCTTGTCCATACCTTGGAGGATCTGAAACAGCGGGGGATCTGGATTGCAGGTGCAGCCACGGAAGGTGTGGAGTATACAGCTCAGGATCTTGCCGGGCCGATTGCACTGGTAATTGGCAGCGAAGGAAAGGGAATCGGGCGTCTGATCCGGGAAAAATGCGATTTTCTGGTCCGGATTCCCCTCAGAGGCAGGATAGAATCCCTGAATGCTTCTGTGGCAGCCGGAGTTCTGATGTATGAGGTGGTTCGGCAGAGAGGATGA
- a CDS encoding ATP-binding protein, with amino-acid sequence MDLLLFLLNDVIFVALEGATLLYLFLYVLGDSDFFRKSPTKAIFFIALYLVVGHVFALYREFPVTLLYVLFCWLVLAYLTKTNLYLSAIASVTVFLIYGVTEVVTSIPVLAVMGLPFPAALGNRGMQAKALLVIRPIQIALIFLITRFRFNNSFFQSQVFRKDNSSSAYLFIVLLFMSLFYSNIAKYIENIRALVTSGLLFLAVLVMGIMDTKERMKLLDIENQLKLQKEYSRSMELVIDAVRKEKHDYQNHLSTLVALCTMDEPEAIGRVKSYAQRLTSATSTSFRFYNTGNKYLDGLLAVKNNLAKDKKIFFEVDTEMSLEDIEVDDVDLTTIVGNIVDNAFDAVAANPEESKKIVSLDIFEEEGKCCISISNNGPEISDVHKKHIFDYKYSTKSKGEGERGYGLFIVKELVDRNNGKIIFNSSEFETEFRILFRRSEKSVSSHVDPNNSMLKSHI; translated from the coding sequence ATGGATTTGCTGCTATTTTTACTAAATGATGTGATTTTTGTTGCCCTGGAAGGAGCTACACTTCTCTACCTGTTCCTTTATGTACTGGGTGATTCGGACTTTTTCCGCAAAAGTCCGACCAAAGCTATCTTTTTTATAGCCCTGTATCTCGTCGTGGGCCATGTTTTTGCATTGTATCGGGAGTTCCCGGTCACATTGCTTTATGTACTGTTTTGCTGGTTGGTGCTTGCGTACCTGACCAAAACGAATCTTTATCTTTCCGCCATCGCCAGTGTCACTGTATTTTTAATTTATGGGGTTACGGAAGTGGTTACCTCGATCCCTGTCCTGGCGGTTATGGGCTTGCCTTTTCCCGCTGCTCTGGGTAACAGGGGTATGCAGGCAAAAGCACTTTTGGTGATCCGGCCGATACAGATTGCGCTGATTTTTCTGATTACCAGGTTCCGATTCAATAACAGTTTTTTTCAGAGCCAGGTTTTCCGCAAGGATAATTCTTCCTCCGCATATCTGTTTATTGTCCTCTTGTTCATGAGTCTCTTTTACAGCAATATAGCAAAGTACATAGAGAATATCAGGGCTCTGGTAACCAGTGGTCTTCTGTTTCTCGCTGTATTAGTCATGGGCATCATGGATACAAAGGAGCGGATGAAGCTGCTGGACATTGAAAATCAGCTGAAGCTTCAGAAGGAATATTCCAGAAGCATGGAGCTGGTGATTGACGCAGTCCGAAAGGAAAAGCATGACTATCAGAATCATCTGAGTACTTTGGTCGCCCTTTGCACCATGGATGAACCGGAGGCAATCGGCCGGGTCAAGTCCTATGCCCAGAGGCTTACCAGCGCAACCAGCACAAGTTTCCGCTTTTACAATACCGGCAACAAGTATCTGGATGGCCTGCTGGCGGTAAAAAACAATCTTGCGAAGGATAAGAAAATCTTTTTTGAGGTGGATACGGAAATGTCTCTGGAAGATATCGAGGTGGATGATGTTGATCTGACAACGATCGTCGGAAACATTGTTGACAATGCCTTCGATGCTGTGGCAGCAAATCCGGAGGAGAGCAAAAAAATTGTCTCCCTTGATATTTTTGAAGAAGAGGGGAAATGCTGTATTTCCATATCCAACAATGGCCCGGAAATTTCCGATGTTCATAAGAAACATATTTTTGATTACAAGTATTCGACGAAAAGCAAAGGGGAAGGGGAGCGGGGCTATGGCCTGTTCATCGTGAAAGAGCTGGTGGACCGGAACAATGGAAAGATTATCTTCAATAGCTCAGAGTTTGAAACGGAATTCCGTATTTTGTTTCGCCGCAGTGAAAAATCTGTCTCATCACATGTTGATCCGAACAATTCCATGTTGAAGAGTCATATCTGA
- the tuf gene encoding elongation factor Tu, with translation MAKAKYERTKPHVNIGTIGHVDHGKTTLTAAITTILAKLGKAQATKYDEIDKAPEEKERGITINTAHVEYETDKRHYAHVDCPGHADYVKNMITGAAQMDGAILVVSAADGPMPQTREHILLARQVGVPNIVVYLNKIDQVDDEELLELVELEVRDLLTEYDFPGDDVPIIKGSALKALEAVNSGADVKTDPWCKSIFELMDAVDEYIPTPKRSNDKPFLMPVEDVFTITGRGTVATGRVERGTVKISDPVEIVGLEPKAKSTVVTGVEMFRKVLDQAEAGDNIGVLLRGIQREEVERGQVLAKPGTVHPHTEFSGQVYVLKKEEGGRHTPFFNGYRPQFFFRTTDVTGDIELPEGVEMVMPGDHITMNVKLITPIAMEEGLRFAIREGGKTVGAGVVSSIKE, from the coding sequence ATGGCAAAGGCAAAATATGAGAGGACAAAACCCCATGTCAATATTGGGACAATCGGGCATGTAGACCACGGCAAAACCACTTTGACGGCAGCGATTACAACGATTCTGGCAAAGCTGGGAAAAGCACAGGCCACGAAATATGATGAGATTGACAAAGCCCCGGAGGAGAAGGAAAGAGGAATTACCATCAATACCGCCCATGTGGAGTATGAGACCGATAAACGGCATTATGCCCACGTGGACTGTCCCGGGCATGCGGACTACGTAAAGAACATGATCACAGGAGCTGCCCAGATGGACGGAGCGATTCTGGTGGTATCCGCAGCAGACGGCCCCATGCCGCAGACAAGGGAGCATATTTTGCTGGCACGGCAGGTGGGAGTGCCCAACATCGTTGTTTATCTGAACAAGATTGATCAGGTGGACGATGAGGAGCTTCTGGAGCTGGTGGAGCTGGAAGTGCGTGACTTGCTGACAGAGTATGACTTTCCGGGGGACGACGTACCGATTATCAAGGGATCTGCCCTGAAGGCACTGGAAGCAGTCAACAGCGGAGCGGATGTGAAGACGGATCCGTGGTGCAAGTCGATATTTGAGCTGATGGATGCAGTGGACGAATATATCCCCACACCAAAGCGCAGCAATGACAAGCCATTTTTGATGCCGGTGGAGGATGTCTTCACCATTACTGGACGGGGAACGGTTGCGACCGGGAGAGTGGAGCGCGGTACGGTAAAGATCTCTGATCCGGTGGAGATTGTGGGACTGGAGCCCAAGGCCAAATCCACAGTGGTTACCGGGGTCGAGATGTTCCGGAAGGTGCTGGATCAGGCAGAGGCCGGAGACAATATCGGAGTGCTGCTGCGTGGCATTCAGAGGGAGGAAGTGGAGCGCGGGCAGGTATTGGCCAAGCCCGGGACGGTTCATCCACACACGGAGTTCAGCGGACAGGTTTACGTATTGAAGAAGGAGGAAGGCGGACGGCATACCCCGTTCTTCAATGGTTATCGCCCACAGTTCTTTTTCCGGACGACAGATGTGACCGGGGACATTGAGCTGCCGGAGGGCGTGGAAATGGTCATGCCCGGGGATCATATAACGATGAACGTAAAGCTGATTACCCCCATTGCCATGGAGGAAGGTCTGCGGTTTGCCATTCGCGAAGGTGGAAAGACTGTTGGCGCAGGCGTTGTTTCTTCCATAAAAGAATAA
- the rplK gene encoding 50S ribosomal protein L11, with amino-acid sequence MAKKITGYVKLQIPAGKATPAPPVGPALGQYGVNIMGFCKEFNARTAKQAGMIIPVVITVYQDRSFTFITKTPPAAVLIKKACGIDKASDRPNENKVAKITKKQVQEIAETKMPDLNAASLEAAMKMVSGTARSMGVTVEE; translated from the coding sequence ATGGCGAAAAAGATTACCGGCTATGTCAAGCTGCAGATTCCCGCCGGCAAGGCAACACCTGCACCACCGGTAGGCCCTGCTCTGGGACAGTACGGCGTGAATATCATGGGCTTCTGCAAGGAATTCAATGCACGGACCGCAAAGCAGGCAGGTATGATCATACCTGTTGTAATTACGGTTTATCAGGACAGATCCTTTACATTTATTACGAAAACCCCTCCTGCTGCCGTTCTGATCAAGAAGGCATGCGGGATTGACAAGGCTTCCGACCGCCCCAATGAAAACAAGGTTGCAAAAATAACCAAAAAGCAGGTTCAGGAAATCGCGGAAACAAAGATGCCTGATCTGAATGCTGCCAGTCTGGAAGCTGCGATGAAAATGGTTTCAGGAACTGCCCGCAGTATGGGCGTCACGGTTGAGGAATAA
- the rpmG gene encoding 50S ribosomal protein L33 has protein sequence MRVKVTMACTECKQRNYNTMKNKKNNPDRLEMRKYCKFCGTHTLHKETR, from the coding sequence ATGAGAGTGAAGGTTACTATGGCTTGTACCGAATGCAAACAGCGTAACTACAACACCATGAAAAATAAGAAGAATAACCCGGATCGACTGGAAATGAGAAAATACTGTAAATTCTGCGGGACGCATACCCTCCATAAAGAAACGAGATAG
- the sigH gene encoding RNA polymerase sporulation sigma factor SigH encodes MIWRDPYDHYSEMPDEQVVEYARAGEEEALEYLIKKYRNFVRAKARSYFLIGADREDIIQEGMIGLYKAIRDFQADKLSSFRAFAELCITRQIITAIKTATRQKHIPLNSYVSLNKPIYDDESDRTLLDVLSGTRISDPEELIISQEDFSSIESKISELLSDLEWEVLSSYLEGKSYQEIATDLDRHVKSIDNALQRVKRKLERYLKSKD; translated from the coding sequence ATGATATGGAGAGATCCTTACGATCATTATTCTGAAATGCCCGATGAACAGGTGGTGGAGTATGCCAGAGCCGGTGAGGAGGAAGCCCTGGAATATCTGATTAAGAAATACCGCAATTTTGTACGTGCCAAGGCGCGCTCTTATTTTTTGATCGGAGCGGATCGGGAGGATATCATTCAGGAAGGAATGATCGGATTATATAAAGCCATCCGGGATTTTCAGGCGGACAAGCTGTCTTCCTTCCGCGCCTTTGCCGAGCTTTGCATTACCCGTCAGATTATTACTGCGATCAAGACGGCTACCCGTCAGAAGCATATCCCCCTGAATTCCTATGTATCTTTGAATAAGCCTATTTATGATGATGAGTCGGACCGGACCCTGCTGGATGTATTGTCCGGCACGCGGATATCGGATCCGGAGGAGCTTATTATCAGTCAGGAGGATTTCAGCAGCATTGAATCCAAGATCAGTGAGCTGCTTAGTGATCTGGAATGGGAGGTTTTGTCTTCCTATCTGGAAGGGAAGTCCTATCAGGAAATCGCCACGGATCTGGATCGTCACGTGAAATCCATTGATAACGCATTGCAGCGTGTTAAGCGTAAATTGGAACGTTATTTGAAGAGCAAGGACTGA
- a CDS encoding ECF transporter S component gives MDKSSIRLRRIVISAVFLSISLVLKTAFSFQIPLFGQNGMSIGISGIFSILPSILFGPVYGAVTSGLSDLLGHFLKPMGPFIPLMTLIAAAGGWIRGCLWKILRNRDVRRMRIAVAVLSVLLLLFGICNMAFLSADGIDKSFYDRVRMDDIHTERMHLVSRLLVARTMNMKDPSGNLATYLFFTTSGLIGSAAFGILLLLLDLLISRKVRSNQGGGQTMPLLLAMIGSGLIVTTLNTMVMREMVYTSWKMLPFVVLWIPRVIEEILANIIKTYFVAVLLSALNRQRGIKEMVS, from the coding sequence ATGGATAAATCATCTATACGTTTGCGCCGCATTGTAATATCTGCGGTATTTCTCAGTATTTCGCTTGTACTTAAAACAGCCTTTTCATTTCAAATCCCCTTGTTTGGACAGAATGGAATGAGCATTGGCATATCCGGTATTTTTTCTATCCTTCCTTCCATTTTATTTGGGCCTGTTTATGGGGCTGTGACATCCGGACTTTCGGACCTGTTGGGACACTTCCTGAAGCCCATGGGTCCCTTTATTCCTCTCATGACACTGATTGCTGCTGCCGGCGGATGGATCCGTGGCTGTCTGTGGAAGATTCTGCGGAATCGGGATGTCAGGAGGATGCGGATCGCAGTGGCTGTCCTGTCTGTATTATTGCTGCTGTTCGGCATCTGCAATATGGCATTTCTGTCCGCAGACGGTATTGATAAATCATTTTATGACAGGGTACGGATGGACGACATCCATACGGAACGGATGCACCTTGTCAGCAGACTTCTTGTTGCCAGGACAATGAATATGAAGGACCCTTCCGGGAATCTTGCAACATATCTATTTTTTACAACTTCCGGTCTGATCGGAAGCGCCGCGTTCGGAATCCTTCTGTTGCTCCTGGATCTTCTGATCTCCAGGAAAGTGCGGAGTAACCAGGGGGGAGGGCAGACGATGCCATTGCTTCTGGCCATGATAGGTTCCGGCCTGATCGTTACCACACTCAATACAATGGTAATGAGGGAGATGGTCTATACATCATGGAAAATGCTGCCGTTTGTCGTTCTGTGGATTCCCCGCGTAATCGAAGAGATTCTTGCAAATATCATCAAGACCTATTTTGTTGCAGTGCTCCTCAGTGCTCTGAACCGACAGAGAGGGATAAAAGAAATGGTCTCCTAG
- the nusG gene encoding transcription termination/antitermination protein NusG, with the protein MSEISETEKENPQGRWYVIHTYSGYENKVKANLEKAVENRGLQDLIFEIKVPMEEQIEEKDGKRKAVMRKIFPGYVMIKMIITDDSWYVIRNTRGVTGFVGPGSKPVPLSDDEVRSMGVENIPIRLDAEIGDNVRVTKGPLENFIGSIEEIFPEKQKVRVLVSMFGRDTPVELEYNQIQKI; encoded by the coding sequence ATGTCTGAAATATCTGAAACAGAAAAAGAAAATCCACAAGGCAGATGGTATGTGATTCACACTTATTCCGGATATGAGAACAAGGTGAAAGCCAACCTGGAGAAGGCGGTGGAAAACCGCGGCCTGCAGGATTTGATTTTTGAGATCAAGGTTCCCATGGAAGAACAGATAGAAGAAAAGGACGGCAAGCGAAAAGCCGTCATGCGCAAGATATTTCCCGGGTATGTCATGATCAAGATGATCATTACGGATGATTCCTGGTATGTCATACGCAATACGAGGGGCGTGACCGGGTTTGTCGGGCCGGGATCCAAGCCGGTTCCACTGTCCGATGATGAAGTGCGCTCTATGGGAGTGGAAAATATTCCGATTCGGCTGGATGCGGAGATTGGCGACAATGTGCGTGTCACAAAAGGCCCCCTGGAGAACTTTATCGGTTCCATTGAGGAGATATTTCCGGAGAAACAAAAGGTCAGGGTATTGGTATCCATGTTCGGCAGGGATACCCCTGTTGAGTTGGAGTATAATCAGATACAAAAAATTTAA
- a CDS encoding ABC transporter permease subunit, protein MVEVKAFKTLPKSLQESARIDGANEWTILFRIVVPLSKAVLAVMLLFYAVGHWNEWFNAMIYLRDRGKFPLQLILRELLVEESQTATVSQFSKVIKVGDLDMYKPLIRYTTIVIATVPVLCFYPFIQKYFVKGVMVGSIKG, encoded by the coding sequence TTGGTTGAAGTTAAAGCCTTCAAAACGCTCCCCAAAAGTCTTCAGGAATCTGCCAGGATTGATGGCGCAAATGAATGGACCATTCTGTTTCGTATCGTCGTGCCCTTGTCCAAGGCAGTCCTGGCAGTGATGTTGTTGTTTTATGCAGTGGGGCATTGGAATGAATGGTTCAATGCCATGATTTATCTGAGGGACAGGGGAAAGTTTCCATTGCAGCTGATTTTAAGGGAACTACTGGTTGAAGAAAGTCAGACGGCAACTGTTTCCCAGTTTTCCAAGGTGATAAAGGTCGGAGACCTGGATATGTATAAACCGCTGATCCGATATACAACAATAGTAATTGCCACTGTGCCGGTGTTGTGTTTCTATCCCTTTATTCAGAAGTACTTTGTAAAAGGGGTTATGGTCGGATCCATTAAAGGATAG